The Streptomyces sp. NBC_00510 genomic interval CGGCGACCAGCGTCCCGCCGTCCGCCAGCGTGACGCGTACGGGACCGTCCGGGCCGTCCTCTCGCGCCACGGCGGTCACAGAGACGCCGAACCGTACGTCCACACCGGCCTCGCGCAGGGCCTCGGCGACCATCTCCCCGGCGAACGGCTCCATGCGGGCGAGCAGTCCGCTGTTCCCCCGGACCAGCACGGTCACCTCGGAACCGAGCGCCCGCCACGCGGTGGCCATCTCGACGGCGACGACGCCGCCCCCGACCACCACCAGACGGCCCGGTACCTCGTGGGCGCTCGTCGCCTCGCGGTTGGTCCAGGGACGCACCTCGGCGAGCCCCGGCAGATCCGGGAGCAGCGTCGTGGTCCCGGTGGCGACGACGACGGCGTGCCGCGCGGTCAGGCGGACCGTCCCGCCGTCCGGCGTGTCCACCTCGACCTGCCGCGGCCCGTCCAGGCGGCCGTGGCCGCGCACCAGGTCGACGGAGACGGAGTCCAGCCACTCGACCTGGTCGTCGTCCTTCCAGTGGGCGGAGAGCCGGTCGCGGTGGGCGAGGACCGCGGCCACGTCCAGCGGTGCCTCGACCGCGCCCCTCAGGCCGGGTATGCGGCGGGCGTCGGCCCGTGCCACCACGGGCCGCAGCAGCGCCTTGCTCGGTTCGCACGCCCAATACGAGCACTCGCCGCCGAGCAGTTCGCCCTCCACCAGCACGGTGGCCAGTCCGGCGGCGCTCGTCCGGTCGGCGACGTTCTCGCCGACCGGTCCGCCACCGATGACGACGACGTCGTATTCCCGGGTTTCGTCGGTCTTCATAACTCGCTTCCAAAGGGGGCCAGAGGGGACCCGGTCACGGGCCCGCGGTGCCGCGGAGGGGGGATCCGCGGCACCGCGGGGGTTCAGGGGGTCGGGTGGTCGGGGAAGGTCGGGAGGTCGTCGAGGAGGGAGGGCGGGGTCAGCGCCCCGGCAGGCGCTCGGTGACCTCCTGGAGCGCCCAGCCGTTGCCGTCCGGGTCCGCGAAGGTCGCGAAGGAGCCGTAGCTGGCGCGCGCAGGGTGCGGGCCCGCGACCCGGCCGGTCTCGCCGGCGTGGTGGAAGACGCCGCCCGCGTCGTGGAACACCTCGCTGATGTCGACACCACGTGCCGCCAGTTCGGCGCGGGCCGCCACGATGTCCTCGACGATCAGGTGGAGGCCCTGCACGGTGCCCGGCGCGGCCGTGGTGACACCGTCGCCGAAGAGGATCGAGGCCCCGGATCCCTCCGGGGTGAAGTGGACGACGCGGAATCCGTCGTCGCCGACGTAATCGACGTCCAGCCGGAAGCCCAGCGCCGCGTAGAAGTCCTTGGCCCGGTCCACATCGGACACGGGCAGCACCACAACCTCGAGCTTCAGGTCCATCGGGTTCTCCCAGTTCTGAAATCGTCACCGCTTTGACTGGTGACGAGCATGGCCCAGCATTTCGTAACCTGTCAAGACGGTGACGTCGGCACGTCCGCCACGAACGCCGGCCCGGCACCCCCAGGATATATTTGACCCGTCAAGCACTTGGCAGTCTGCCCGTGCCGCGTCCGCGCCCTCGTCGACATCCGTGAGGAAGACCGAGATGACCACACCGGCTGTGACAACCCCGCGGCAGGAACCCCCGGCGGAGCGCGACGCCCGGCGGTGGTGGGCCCTGGGAGTGATCGCGCCGGCGCAGCTCATGGTCGTCCTCGACGCCACGATCGTGAGCATCGCCCTGCCGTCGGCCCAGCGCGACCTCGGGCTCACCGACGGCAGCCGGCAGTGGGTCGGACCGCCTGCACGCTCACCTTCGGCGGACCGCTGCTCCTCGACGGACGCATCGGGGACCTCGTGGACCGCAAGCGCGCCCTCGTCGCCGCCCTCCTCGCGAACGTCCCCTCACCGCGCCGCCGCGGGGGCGTGCTCGCGTCCGAGGTTCGGGCGGCGGCGTAGCCGTACGGGCGGGCCGGGTATCCTCCGCGGCGTGACCGAGATGATCAGCAATGCCGCGGTGGACGCCCTGCACGGGGCCATGGAGCGGCTGACGGACCTCCTGCCCGGCGCCTTCACGCGGCGCGGCCCGAAGGGCGGGCGGCTGGTGTGCACCGGCCTGCCGGTCGCCCTCCTCAACACGGTGTCCACGGGTCACGAACGGGATCTGCGGGAGACGGAGGCCCTCGCCGAGGAGCTGTCGGCGACGGGCCTGCCCTGGAGCATCCAGGTCCGCGGCGAGGCCGATCCGGAACTGACGGCGCTGGCGGCCCGGTTCGGCCGTACGGCCGGCACCACGCTCCCCCTGCTGGCGTGGGACGCCGCGTCGCTCGCCGATCTGCCCGCCGCGCCGCCCGGGGGCGGCACGGTGCGCACGCTCACTGGTGCCGAGGCCGGGCGGTACTCCGCCGCGCTCGCGGCGGGGTTCGGCATGCCCGGGGAGGTCGCGGACGCGTTCGCCCTCCCGGCGCTGCTCGACGCCCCCGGCATGACCGCGTTCACCCTCGACGTGGACGGCGAGGCCGTCGCGACCGGGTTCAACGTCCTGGTCGGCGACCACGTGGGGATGTTCAACGGTTCGGTACCGCCGCGGCACCGGGGCAACGGCCACTACCGCACGCTGGTGACGGCCCGACTCCGCGACGCCGTCGCGTCGGGGGCCCGCCACGCGTTCACGCAGAACTCCCCCATGTCCCGCCCCCTGTACGAGTCCCTGGGCTTCCGGCTCGTGGAGACCTGGACGTACCTCACCCCCGCGGGCTGACCCCTGGGCCGGCACCCAAGGGCGTCGCCGCTGCTCACAGGGCCGGCGGTGACGGATGTTCACCTTGCACATTCCGGATGACCACCCGTTTATCGGCGCTGCGACACCGACGGCACATCAACTGAACGGCGACCACCACCCCAACAGGGAAAGAAGTCAGCAAGTGCCGTTCCCCCTCCAGCCCGCCGTCCCGAGCCCGCGTTCCGCGGCACGACGTGGTGCCGCCGTGCTCGCCCTGGCCACCGCGCTC includes:
- a CDS encoding NAD(P)/FAD-dependent oxidoreductase codes for the protein MKTDETREYDVVVIGGGPVGENVADRTSAAGLATVLVEGELLGGECSYWACEPSKALLRPVVARADARRIPGLRGAVEAPLDVAAVLAHRDRLSAHWKDDDQVEWLDSVSVDLVRGHGRLDGPRQVEVDTPDGGTVRLTARHAVVVATGTTTLLPDLPGLAEVRPWTNREATSAHEVPGRLVVVGGGVVAVEMATAWRALGSEVTVLVRGNSGLLARMEPFAGEMVAEALREAGVDVRFGVSVTAVAREDGPDGPVRVTLADGGTLVADEILFATGRAPRTADIGLETVGLAPGDWLPVDDTFRVTAVADGWLYAAGDVNHRALMTHQGKYQARIAGAVIGARAKGEPVDDRRWGAHVATADNHAVPQVVFTDPEVASVGLTTREAEAAGRRVDVVDYDIGRLAGAVQYAEDYRGKARVLIDPDRGTVVGVTFVGPGVQELLYSATVAVAGEIPVDRLWHAVPAFPTISEVWLRVLETYRDMRAA
- a CDS encoding VOC family protein, which codes for MDLKLEVVVLPVSDVDRAKDFYAALGFRLDVDYVGDDGFRVVHFTPEGSGASILFGDGVTTAAPGTVQGLHLIVEDIVAARAELAARGVDISEVFHDAGGVFHHAGETGRVAGPHPARASYGSFATFADPDGNGWALQEVTERLPGR